Proteins found in one Lycium ferocissimum isolate CSIRO_LF1 chromosome 6, AGI_CSIRO_Lferr_CH_V1, whole genome shotgun sequence genomic segment:
- the LOC132059614 gene encoding leucine aminopeptidase-like isoform X1: MAPVDPHSFTDSTHPLTTHISLTFYFDFPSSTISSATLLSLPTPYSGPFTLDTRSLSVSSVLDPLSLSPLPFSLSQPDTILGQSLIISLYNQTQVLILSKTSPSSSALQWLSPTQTFNKTHPFVYTHCQPIHARSIFPCQDTPAARVKYAAKLNIPSQLSAVMAARHMERRAPLPSEAQGVCEDSVWCGDDRVVEEFVMEEPIPPYLFAFAVGELGFREVGPRTKVYAEAVPEVLDAAATEFAGTEEIMQVGERLFGPYEWERFDLLVLPPSFPLGGMENPRMVFLTPTVIKGDGSGSQVVAHELAHSWTGNLITNKNNDHFWLNEGFTTYAERRIVEAMQGEDIASLNIGIGWKWLVKDMERFNDNMEFTKLKTSQAGVDPDDVYSVVPYEKGFQFLRRIERQIGRPAFDDFLKKYIDTFKFQSIDTDMFLSFLQANVPGIENEIDLKLWTEGTGIPPDAMEPVSNIYSKIVSLANEFKLGKIPREDEVGDWKGQEWELYLENLPKSVEASQVTALDALYHLSKSKNYDVKVGFLQLAISARCRDYYGVVEKTLKEVGRMLYLRPLYTRLVQCAGEEEDKAFARRVFSEACDSYHPIAQAVIEATLAKHV, encoded by the exons ATGGCACCTGTTGATCCACATTCATTCACTGATTCAACACATCCACTCACCACCCATATTTCCCTCACTTTCTACTTTGATTTTCCATCTTCCACCATTTCCTCCGCTACTCTTCTCTCCCTTCCTACACCTTACAGTGGACCTTTCACTCTCGACACTCGTTCACTCTCTGTCTCCTCTGTGCTCGACCCTCTTTCCCTTTCCCCGcttcctttctctctttctcaacCAGACACAATTCTTGGACAGTCACTCATCATTTCACTTTATAACCAAACCCAAGTCTTGATTCTCTCCAAAACTAGCCCTTCAAGTTCTGCTCTTCAATGGCTTTCCCCTACTCAAACTTTCAACAAGACTCACCCTTTTGTGTATACCCATTGCCAGCCTATTCACGCCCGTTCCATCTTTCCTTGTCAGGATACACCCGCTGCGCGTGTCAAGTATGCTGCAAAACTGAACATCCCGAGCCAGTTATCAGCTGTTATGGCTGCCAGACACATGGAGAGGCGGGCCCCACTCCCGTCTGAGGCGCAAGGTGTTTGTGAGGATTCGGTGTGGTGTGGGGATGATAGGGTGGTGGAGGAGTTTGTGATGGAAGAGCCTATACCTCCTTATTTATTTGCATTTGCAGTGGGGGAGTTGGGGTTCAGGGAGGTGGGACCCAGGACTAAGGTGTATGCTGAGGCTGTTCCTGAAGTCTTGGATGCTGCTGCTACGGAGTTTGCTGGCACGGAAGAGATCATGCAGGTTGGGGAGAGGCTTTTTGGACCTTATGAATGGGAAAGGTTTGATCTTTTGGTGTTGCCTCCGAGTTTTCCTCTTGGCGGAATGGAGAATCCGAGGATGGTTTTCTTGACGCCAACTGTGATCAAGGGGGACGGCAGTGGATCACAGGTGGTGGCTCATGAGCTTGCTCATAGCTGGACAGGGAATTTGATCACAAACAAAAACAACGACCACTTTTGGTTGAATGAG GGTTTTACAACATATGCAGAGCGAAGAATTGTTGAGGCCATGCAAGGCGAGGACATTGCTTCGTTAAATATTGGAATTGGTTGGAAGTGGCTTGTTAAGGATATGGAGAGATTCAATGATAACATGGAGTTCACCAAGCTAAAGACAAGTCAGGCAGGTGTCGATCCGGATGACGTGTACTCTGTAGTTCCATATGAAAAAGGCTTCCAATTTTTACGGCGCATTGAGAGACAG ATTGGAAGACCTGCGTTTGATGACTTCCTGAAGAAGTATATTGATACCTTCAAATTTCAGTCTATTGACACTGATATGTTTCTCAGTTTCCTTCAAGCTAATGTTCCTGGAATAGAGAACGAGATTGATTTGAAACTTTGGACTGAGGGCACTGGGATTCCTCCGGATGCCATGGAACCAGTTTCTAACATCTATTCAAAGATTGTTTCGCTTGCTAATGAGTTCAAGCTAGGTAAGATACCAAGAGAGGATGAAGTTGGTGACTGGAAGGGACAGGAATGGGAGCTTTACCTCGAGAACCTACCCAAATCTGTTGAAGCATCTCAG GTGACAGCTTTAGATGCTCTCTATCATCTTTCAAAGTCGAAAAATTATGATGTCAAGGTAGGTTTTCTTCAGCTGGCCATTTCAGCAAGGTGCAGAGACTACTATGGTGTGGTAGAAAAAACTCTGAAAGAAGTTGGCAGGATGTTATACCTTCGTCCGCTCTACACAAGACTCGTACAATGTGCTGGGGAGGAAGAAGACAAAGCTTTCGCTAGAAGGGTATTCTCGGAGGCTTGTGATTCTTATCACCCCATAGCTCAGGCTGTCATTGAAGCTACTCTTGCCAAACATGTCTGA
- the LOC132059614 gene encoding leucine aminopeptidase-like isoform X2, whose translation MAPVDPHSFTDSTHPLTTHISLTFYFDFPSSTISSATLLSLPTPYSGPFTLDTRSLSVSSVLDPLSLSPLPFSLSQPDTILGQSLIISLYNQTQVLILSKTSPSSSALQWLSPTQTFNKTHPFVYTHCQPIHARSIFPCQDTPAARVKYAAKLNIPSQLSAVMAARHMERRAPLPSEAQGVCEDSVWCGDDRVVEEFVMEEPIPPYLFAFAVGELGFREVGPRTKVYAEAVPEVLDAAATEFAGTEEIMQVGERLFGPYEWERFDLLVLPPSFPLGGMENPRMVFLTPTVIKGDGSGSQVVAHELAHSWTGNLITNKNNDHFWLNEGFTTYAERRIVEAMQGEDIASLNIGIGWKWLVKDMERFNDNMEFTKLKTSQAGVDPDDVYSVVPYEKGFQFLRRIERQIGRPAFDDFLKKYIDTFKFQSIDTDMFLSFLQANVPGIENEIDLKLWTEGTGIPPDAMEPVSNIYSKIVSLANEFKLGKIPREDEVGDWKGQEWELYLENLPKSVEASQL comes from the exons ATGGCACCTGTTGATCCACATTCATTCACTGATTCAACACATCCACTCACCACCCATATTTCCCTCACTTTCTACTTTGATTTTCCATCTTCCACCATTTCCTCCGCTACTCTTCTCTCCCTTCCTACACCTTACAGTGGACCTTTCACTCTCGACACTCGTTCACTCTCTGTCTCCTCTGTGCTCGACCCTCTTTCCCTTTCCCCGcttcctttctctctttctcaacCAGACACAATTCTTGGACAGTCACTCATCATTTCACTTTATAACCAAACCCAAGTCTTGATTCTCTCCAAAACTAGCCCTTCAAGTTCTGCTCTTCAATGGCTTTCCCCTACTCAAACTTTCAACAAGACTCACCCTTTTGTGTATACCCATTGCCAGCCTATTCACGCCCGTTCCATCTTTCCTTGTCAGGATACACCCGCTGCGCGTGTCAAGTATGCTGCAAAACTGAACATCCCGAGCCAGTTATCAGCTGTTATGGCTGCCAGACACATGGAGAGGCGGGCCCCACTCCCGTCTGAGGCGCAAGGTGTTTGTGAGGATTCGGTGTGGTGTGGGGATGATAGGGTGGTGGAGGAGTTTGTGATGGAAGAGCCTATACCTCCTTATTTATTTGCATTTGCAGTGGGGGAGTTGGGGTTCAGGGAGGTGGGACCCAGGACTAAGGTGTATGCTGAGGCTGTTCCTGAAGTCTTGGATGCTGCTGCTACGGAGTTTGCTGGCACGGAAGAGATCATGCAGGTTGGGGAGAGGCTTTTTGGACCTTATGAATGGGAAAGGTTTGATCTTTTGGTGTTGCCTCCGAGTTTTCCTCTTGGCGGAATGGAGAATCCGAGGATGGTTTTCTTGACGCCAACTGTGATCAAGGGGGACGGCAGTGGATCACAGGTGGTGGCTCATGAGCTTGCTCATAGCTGGACAGGGAATTTGATCACAAACAAAAACAACGACCACTTTTGGTTGAATGAG GGTTTTACAACATATGCAGAGCGAAGAATTGTTGAGGCCATGCAAGGCGAGGACATTGCTTCGTTAAATATTGGAATTGGTTGGAAGTGGCTTGTTAAGGATATGGAGAGATTCAATGATAACATGGAGTTCACCAAGCTAAAGACAAGTCAGGCAGGTGTCGATCCGGATGACGTGTACTCTGTAGTTCCATATGAAAAAGGCTTCCAATTTTTACGGCGCATTGAGAGACAG ATTGGAAGACCTGCGTTTGATGACTTCCTGAAGAAGTATATTGATACCTTCAAATTTCAGTCTATTGACACTGATATGTTTCTCAGTTTCCTTCAAGCTAATGTTCCTGGAATAGAGAACGAGATTGATTTGAAACTTTGGACTGAGGGCACTGGGATTCCTCCGGATGCCATGGAACCAGTTTCTAACATCTATTCAAAGATTGTTTCGCTTGCTAATGAGTTCAAGCTAGGTAAGATACCAAGAGAGGATGAAGTTGGTGACTGGAAGGGACAGGAATGGGAGCTTTACCTCGAGAACCTACCCAAATCTGTTGAAGCATCTCAG CTTTAG